In Biomphalaria glabrata chromosome 16, xgBioGlab47.1, whole genome shotgun sequence, the sequence ctttaaacaattattcattctACCTAATTAGACAATAAATTgttggtaattgattattttgtatgataaagaaaaaaaaacgcgaccccccccccctcttgctcacatacacagcaatagtagaatagacaaaacaatccactttttcgatggtctttggcgacccctggcaaatcgtcagtcgaccccaaagggggtcgcgacccacaggtggAGAACCCCTGACCTAACACAAGCTAGTGAACCAAAAGACTTTTGGCAGCTTATGTTTTAATACTGGTGGAAGCCAAATTATccccatcttatcttataaacgaCAGAGGTTCCTCAAAAGATTAGatgattacccccccccccccaactcgaaTCATGTACTAATCTAGTCACGCATGTTAATGAAACTCGTTGGTGTTcgtggctgattcaggcaacccgttacACGCTTTGATGGCACTAGGTGAAAACaataagacataaaaaaaaaatacttccttttttttaaagaaacaaagcttatacgaagtgcaattgtatcaattagttttggatcagtcatggcATTAAATTTGTCAATGACTTACaccaaaaacaaataatttgtgCCATTAATAATAGTTTCACCAATTTTATGGATTTTACCGTGGTTGGTTTTTAAAAtcgtttataaaaaaaaaaggtactacCTGAATTGGACCTCGTGGGTCACCCCTGCACgggccgacgtgctaaccactcagCTAATGAGGTGCTAATGACTCGAGAAGATTGTACAGTTACTTATTGTTTGGTTCAATTTAGAGAAGCGACctatcaaggggactaattctattttgtatatatgtgtatttttctgttgtgttgtctttatatgagaaaagagtccttgtaatcacaacaaatttccgtaaggatcaataaagcagtcttagtcttagtcttattccaacacttcagtcaagtactatttctttccctgtttataattaataaacaatagttaattggccactttttttttgcattgattcttatgttttcgggtaaaataaataattgtacaaaatcagagcaataacatgtacacactttttaccagatgtacagatagagtgagttaatataatgtaaaataaaaagaagcacTTGTACACAGCACCAGGGAAAAAAGAAGCACTTGTACACAGCACCAGGGAAAAAAGAAGCACTTGTACACAGCACCAGGGAAAAAGAAAGCACTTGTACGCAGCACCAGGGAAAAAGAAAGCACTTGTACGCAGCACCAGGGAAAAAGAAAGCACTTGTACACAGCACCAGGGAAAaaagaagcacttgtacgaCATTGTCCTTGCATACGGAGAAataaatgtgcctttattttttgtgtctgggaattttatgaaatttgtttttgcaTGGGTTTGTTTTTAAGTTATGTTTCAGTGTTTTCTATAAAGAATTGGTATTGGTCTATAACATGAATATTTCCTTGCTGATTTGTCTCTATAAATCAATTGAATTTAGTCaatttactaatggtgttaccaGGGGCTGACTGGGTGTAAAGATCAGCCCGTGCAATGCTATACAGTAGTAAAAGTAAAGCAAAGTTCCCTTTACAGTCCGGCCCACAAATTATATTCATCAAGAgtattgtgtaaagtttaataatgtatcgaaagtagTTAGCTATATGAATAATTTCACGGGAAGTACTGGAATACACAGAATCTtcaaactcgaagacaagccttattattaatatatgaacaatttattagatgattttgaaactatcaGATATATGTTGCTTTAAATAAgaatattatattatcttaaAACAATTAACTGGCATTGATGTGGTACTTTTGGTGTCCCTACGTAGCATTAGTCCGAACACCCATATGGCCAGTCTGCTATGTTACTCTAGTAAGgtgtgaatgtttttgttttttaaaagaaatctcacggctctatttgtgtgtgtgctagTATCAGTTAGCTTTCTTGAGTTGAAGAGTTTCAAATTTAGCTAAATGTGTCATATGAAAGTCTAACACACAAGAGATTAACACATTTATTTCTGGTTTCTAACCTGACAATTATCCCCCTTGAGCACAAAGATGTCAGTGCGGGTAGTTACGAGACCTTCAGCGATTTCCGAGGACGCTCCTCCGGTGGTGACGTTGGCGATGCAGTGATCTGGCCAGAGTTTCTGCTCCACAGCTTTGGTGGTCTCATCCAAGGAGCAAGTCACTGTGCTCGGCACATTGGTTCCTTCATCATCACAGAGTTGACCTGTCGCAtggaatgtttgtaaaaatgtttgttggtaaaatgtttgacatgtttcggatgttccttcagagttgaagatagtttacttcctagtccaaacctcccgcaggacgacgggggatgggagcgggcagggtttgaaccctcgaccgtcgataaattcgaacgacagtccagcgcgcaaaccgcacgaccaggcagccatccaatggAATTGagacaagaaaaaatatttccaactgTACAAACATTTATCATTGTATGACAAACGAAAGGAGagatattatttttcattttcaggGGAAAAGTCTTAATTTTATGTGACCCAAGTCATTTCTTACTCACTACcggaaccacttccacatgataTGTCTGAGAAAagtactgaatgtcaaatggccaGACAAAATACCACACACtcaagtccttcgaagagcgtgtctgcaaagcatccacacaatcctgatgcagtcccagctgcgatgggcaggtcacgtcttcagaatggaagaccaccgcatccctaaacgactattgtatggccaactaagcgaaggaaagcgctcgcaaggtggtcaaagaaagcgcttcagggacaccctcaaagcttctctgaaggcgttcagcatagacccaggcacctgggagacagaggcacatgacagagcatcatggtgtCGCGCTGTGagaactggcgcacaggttgctgaggaaaaaagaacaatgctggcagaagaaaaacgccagagaagaaaagcaaggcaatcgacactagctccagctggaataacctgcccagtgtgcggtcgaacattccgggctcacataggtctcaccagccacatgaggaggcataaaaccccagtgcaaagccctcagccccctggatgacaaagtggtcatcaccgaaccacgatggacgaactatatatatataccggaaatcaaattaaattgtgaagtaggtcaagaatattttttgctcgcgttgccaatttatctaattttgtcaGAAGAAtgaatctaattttttatttttagtttctctttattacatgtaacatttgattaattttgaatgtatggataaggttaataagttttatttaaagaaacatcagtgtacgctaaatgaatatataggaggcgcggtggctgagtagcaaagtgcttggcttcagaacgggaagactgggatttttactttcgggatcttcggggggcccctgagtccacccagctctaatgagtacctgaaatcagttgggggaaaagtaaaggcggttggtcgtgagccattacatcgtctgccccatagatcacttggtctgaaaggggaacgtgactaaatgaatatataaaaaTCAACAACTTGCACTTGAAAAAAAGTACTTATGTTTGATTACATTTTGAAAgattgaaactttaaaatataaaaattaatttaattttattattattttagtgcccagtgatttttaaaattgtgtttctttcaacgatcaaaacaagaccatggtttgaatattcctggtccattggtgaattcgaTGGGGGGCCGCCGCtgtgtttgtgtgataacacaaactccctttgtaatcttgttattgttagtctagatctattacaaatttaattacatgacttatcTTAACTTATTGATTGAAGTACGcttaattaatataagctttgttttttaaacaagtattttgaATGTTTTCTTGTTAATTTCCAACTCAACTGTTTTAAAATGATTACAGCAGAGATGTACCTTGTGAGTTGTACCTCAGTGTGATGTCACTGAAGGGACTGTAGTCTTCGTGTGACGAGGCGAAGGAGACGTGGTGCTGACAGTGCCAGTCCTTGGTCAGGACTACCAGTTTAAACACTTCCCTCCAggtggttcgaatcctggaggAAGGGGACCATTATAAAGAGTTTGTTTAGACCACATGATttatagagagacagagattaacagagaaagagagaaagaaagagagagaaagaaaaagagttgTAGAAAGAAAGAAGGCACAGTGAGAAAGACAGGGAGATAGAGACCGAAAGAGCTAGATAGAAAGAGAAGATAGAAGAAATAGAGGGAGTTCtagagagacacaaagagagagagagagagagagacagacagaaagagataaCAGACcgagatacatacatacaggcagaaagaaacagagaggcagaaagagaggaaagagagagagacagacacagaagGAAAGAGACTCGAGACACTCTTACACTCTTAATCTTTCTGTAGAGTCAAGACATTCAAAATTTCTGTAGAGTCAAGACACTCTTAATCTTTCTGTAGAGTCAAGACACAACCTTGCCTACCATCATCTTTAGCCAAGAACCAGAGGTCTTGTAGATCACCATGCCGAGGCCTAGTAAGTAAAATGTGCGCCCTGGGCAAGgaactttattggcgccccccgCCCCCATATAGCATGAACATcaaatagaaatataggcttattaATAAAAAGTATGCATATCTTTCGTGTATTATAAATAACTTTAGCAGGtatttattaactaataaatctacaatatttttttgggggggcctCTGAGTGTCTCGCCCCCCCTCTCGAGGGAGGCGCCAGAGGCCTCGTGCTCCTTAGCCctcctcactacgcctctgtcaCTATGTTCTCCAGCTTATAAACTCAATTAAAAgtcaaacacaaaggggcataaCGAGATATTTACCTATTGATAACATTAATGACTGCATCGCCATCTGTAACTGCTAGATTACCTCCCTTCAGAAAGCATTTCTGGACGTCAATGATAACTAAAGCCGGCACCATCTGGCTCGCTGTTGTACTGGTCAGTAGGTGTGCAACAAGTAGTGTTATAAGAAAGTCACATTTCTGGACACAGGACCTGTGGTATGGGACAGCATCAACTTCTATtacacaaacacatatacatTACACATTAACTTCCGCAGTTATGTATCATTACATAgaaatgaaagcctgggcattagctatgtcACCTACACAGCAGTCAcacccccccctctccacgtaGACACTTTgggatcatcatcatcatcatcatcaaactccattagagtgagggcttgagaggctcaaatcctctcttgcaaaaagCCCTGGACCGAAACCCTGCTGTCtggcgtagtgcataaatgtcgccatacaggtcgagaatttttagtttcccatgacctgtcgagacggagatcagcaaatCTGGGGCAGTccaacagaatatgaggcacggtttcctcttcttcacCGCATGCCTGAGCATGCTATTAGAACACTTTGGGATCAGAGGCGTCCCAGGCTTTTCCCGGGTGTAGCACTGCGTGCTGCAAGCTACCCAAGGGTCAACGGCTCCCGCGATTCAACCAGGGAAGACTCCCAAAGCATTTCCCAACTTTGGGTATAACTGAAAGGCAGCATAGGTTTGAATTCACATTTCTCTTCTCCTAGTTGGGTATAAGCCTGCTGTCCCTCCTGATTAACACCTGCTGTCCCTCCTGATTAACACCTGCTGTCCCTCCTGAATAACACCTGCTGTCCCTCCTGATAAACACTTATATAGAATCTGAATAGTCTCCATATAATTAAGTGTCTTgatggaatcttgtacacgttatttctcccacttcccattcttgggtCAAGCTGAAACTATTGCACAATTACTCAttctcgatgacaacacatgaatcagtcTTTAAAAATTTACATACCCGTTAATCATTTAgtcttactttttaaattttgttttatatgtatataaaaaatatactaaGCTAGAGGGAAAATAAGCCTTGAGTAAAGAATTAGGTAGGTGGCTAAAAATTTTAAGCTAACAAAAGACTATTAAAACCtgctatttttataagtacttaaaTAGCTCAGGAACAGCACACCAATATCCATCGTAGAGGctgggttttgtttttaaattgcttttagtAAGGCAGCTCAGAAACCTGCTAGATGGCCCCCCACTCCCCACTCCCAGagaagtgattggaccataagtGCACTgagcaaactaaaaaaaaacacacacaaaaaacaaacaaacaagaaaatatattttaaaaaactttttaaaaaaaaaagcttatacaaagtgtaattgtattaattagtttggatcagtcacttaatataatttgtaatagatctagactaacaataataaatctgtgcgattagaaatatatttacaaagcttatatcgactcattctgtctgataaaaagtttgtacaggttatttctcccacacctaatctcggatcaagctgaaatttcgcacactTGTTTCTTTTAGCAGACAaaagaagaatttaaaaaaaaaattacttgtgtaattttggtaattaattactttgtttggtatcgaacaagggaaagaaattgtaattgactgatgtggtggtataagttgaattagtcccctttatactttgaagAGAGAAATAAGTCGCAGCttttaagtttgaaactaacaatagattactataaaaaccttttattttcataagcactttgtTGGCATAGTGGCTAGAGTATATACTGGAGGAGGCTTGATGAATTGGtaaaacgagagagagagagagagacagagagagagagacagacagagagagagagagagagagagacagagagagagagagggggagaaggCGAtgcacaaaaatgaaaaaaaaaaaagtgcaaatgTCATGTGCATTAGTCTTTGCCATTGCTTACATGTCGAGTGTTTGTCCAGATGACACGGAAGTGAGAATGCTAACTCTACGCTGATCACTGACACCCACTCCAAGGAAGAGTTGGCTCAGCCACACCTATGTATTCGACTCTCACGTTCTGTGCTCGCCTTGTTTCGTCACCTAGTTCGTCATGACACGACGAAATCTACTGCTCACAAGTAGAGAGCTCGTTGATTCGAAACGTTGTCACTGCGCAGGTCACCTACTGGGAAGGTAAAGAATTGGTTTATACACAGACTGCGGCCTTTTGGGAAATgcaaatacaaagttttgatagAAAAGCTTGTGGTTTTTCGCCATTAGCGGTGGTCAGGGAGCGAATCTGTCAAATCCTGTTTTTAGTGAGCGCGTAGAAGTAAAAtagaacctgtgtacgaaatttctgGCAAATCCGTACGACAGTTAAAGAAATTTCTTGATCAATGACTCAGCCAGTCAATCAGGCGtgacttataaataaaataataaatacgaCAATACGTGCTAAATATTTTGGATAACTTTTTCAAGTCTAGAATATAGGCCAGTCCTAGACCTGTACCTAGCTCAGTGATAGGCTACAAAGAGGCTTCAAGGTGTAGATCTATTTTAGATATGATGTATCATCTAGACTTTCTAGAGCTGCCTATTCTACTTTTTAActtctagtactagtagtaactagtacagtagtagatctagatctagtaataatagACTAAATTACAACAGAGCCAAATATTAGCTAATTATTGCTTTctaggcagattgtggcacaacgtgctacagcctggcagagcctgcgacgctactgatcccaaactgtatcggatatcccgttcctttggtcacatcagctgcgcggagatGGGGGagctgctgtgtgggcgacatcgttccgaccataaatttaacaatgcccaggctttcatctcacttgaCACTTGTGTgaaatgaaccatagtcgttctacgactgaaggaaggCAACAAAATTGCTTTCTAGACTATTTCTTGAAAGCCTAACTATaatattattgaatatatatataatgttactcctaaaagatctttaaaaatatagcagcaatcaaataattgtttaattatggTCTACAATTTACCCTTAAACCCACCAGCCGACTTAAATCAAAAGTAAAATTGAGATCTAGTATTTGCAAAACAACCACTTCcgtttaaataattaatacaaaTGTAGGTTTAGATACAACTTATAAAGGCGCGAAACAATCTTCATTCTGACGAGGAAGCTATACCTGGTGTGTTGTTTGCGCTTCTGACTATCATGATGATGTTCCCGGCTTCAGACCCTGTCCGGTTCCATCCCCTGCCGTCATGGAGTAGGTTATGGCTTCTGAATCGTccataacttaaaaaaaacaagctaatATTATCTTTAAAATTCACCATTCttttaccttcacctatcccttagtcttttggaagttttgggcaccacacaagatttatcGATCGTCTTCCTtattttccctggtactgttcaaTGAAGGAGGGTCTTTGCAGGTCCGtagacctgctaactattgtaaaaagacgaaagcttaaaacttatggccacattacaagacctacggggctcgcaaagactttccttcagggaacagtgccaggtcaaaaagaagaggcagacagaaaaagcgatgggaggacaacattaaagaatggacgggcctgccatggAGAgcggttctaaacaaggcaaaaaaaaagggaggaatggagaaagacggtcgacaaatcttgcctggtgccccaacggtccaacagactcagggataggtaaaggtaaggtaaAGACCGTGTAATATGGTCATAGAGTTTATAAATCAATgctaaaataagaaaaaatggtTAGAGATATTGCAGACGTTATAGACGCCATGTTGTTTTTGCTTGCTTTTTTGTTGACCATTACCTCACCATATAAACCCAAACATCataaacttagatctaggtaGATCTactaaagcaaaatattttgagatGATCTCAGTATCTTTGTAACTCTATGCAACAtttaacatatacatatatattaaaacaagaaaggaagaaaaagaaacttagcttacacacaaaaaaaaacaaagatttactgctgcaggggtaaacgactgtatagaaaatacgaaaaacatgcatatatgtaaccctgccggaccaagtaaaacaaaggacgtttgggccacgaggccttcatcagctacaaaacaaacacaaaataacaaacaattaacacaaaatagtcttaagttaacttatctgtccgatgttgttctctctcgaggaagaaaagaaatgagctacgctggtgtaaaagcgcgggaaaaCGGAAGGGgggcggagatgtcaggcaaagatgaatgggaaaagggggggagggTACCGTAGTGATAGTGCCCATcgcatattaaataaaagtgtgctggttgttgatcccgttaggttggagggtgcctgacatgtaaataagtttgttttcgatCTGCAGACGGGTGTTTTTGTCATTGCATTGTTGTATAGCAGTGACTAGGACA encodes:
- the LOC106079184 gene encoding uncharacterized protein LOC106079184 produces the protein MSCVQKCDFLITLLVAHLLTSTTASQMVPALVIIDVQKCFLKGGNLAVTDGDAVINVINRIRTTWREVFKLVVLTKDWHCQHHVSFASSHEDYSPFSDITLRYNSQGQLCDDEGTNVPSTVTCSLDETTKAVEQKLWPDHCIANVTTGGASSEIAEGLVTTRTDIFVLKGDNCQRDSYSAVWDNGNFTVTKLPEILKSNHVTTVYLVGLALDYCVFETAMDIKQLGYETYVVRDATRAVAEDTGMSAVSTMRSAGVKVIMTADLNGLLSSRTETSFSRNSQATPSPVILLLSVSLIMAATLKL